From Pseudoalteromonas sp. Scap06:
ATGCTTTGAGTTCAAACCAGCCGTTAACGGCTTTACTGCAATCCATATCAACATCAAGCATCCAGTAGTGTTCGCCCCATATGTTAAGTGGTGTAACGCCAAAACCATCATTATCTACCGTTTTTTGCGCGCCATATTCACTAGGCCATATATTAGTAGTCCAATCCATCGCGGTACCTTGCGCCTTACTGCTTTGACCTTGCTCAATACCATACCAATCTAGGTAATTATCGTTTGCTTTCCAAGGCAAAGTGGTGTTGTTTTTTAAATTGTTGTGACGAATAGGCATGGCACATTCAATGTTCGTTGTTTGGCAGTTTCTACCAAGGTTTGCATTCGCATAAATGTGATCTATTCCACCACGAACAAACATATCTTGCCCGCTTTGTGTTTGCGCATTGATAAAAACAACGGTTCTTTGCCAATCACCACCGTTATTAGGAAGCGAGCCTTGTAGTAATTTAGCCTTTTTATGAATAGCCATGGCATCCCATGGCGCCACATTTAAATTAATAGTGCCGTTACTATTAACTGTAATAACCTCACCACTACAGCTTTTAGCATCACTCGAAAGCTCACCTTTTAATACGTTACAGTACTGACCAGCAGCCATATCTGTTTGAACCGTTGAATTTAAGGTTGAGTCTTCTTTATTAATTGCCATATGGCCTGAGCTACCTCGCCCAAATGCAATCTGGTTATTGGTGTTATCCCACCAGTTTGTTACACCCCAGTTATCGGCAGTGTTATTTCTAAAATCAACACCACCAGCAATGTACGACCAACGATGCTCACACTTCCATTTGCTTGCAAAACACTCCAAGTTACCATTGTTGTGCACTGGCACACTTGGCCCACCTGCATCGGTATCACCATGAAAGTCATAACTCGACATGACTTTTGGATACCCATACGGATATGCCAACATAAAAACGTTAGCTAGATCGTATAAACGGCCATCTTCAAAAGTAATTACATTACCCGCACCACCATGCCCGCGTTGGTTATCATGGTTATCAACAAATACCACAGCTGACGAACTTGGCATAAAACCCCAACCTTCACCAAAATTACTTAGCCACGCAAGCGAGCCATTTCTAAACGTATTACCAAGTTGGGTACTATATTTAAACTCAGTAACTAAACCTGTACTTAAATACTCTGAAGCATCTACCGCTTCAGTACCTTGATCTATCACCTCATGAAACACCACTGGCGAACCATTTATTTTAGCCATTAGACTTTGAATATCGATTGCAGCAACATGCTTAGCAGCATCAAACCTAAAGCCTTTAACACCTAAAGCTTGCAGGTCATTAATATAGGCCGCTAACGTATTTTGCACATAAGTTGAAGCGGTATTTAAATCGGCAAGCCCTACCAGCTCGCAATGTTGCACACGATAGCGGTTATTACCGTAATCTTCAGGGTTAATTGAGCAGCTTTGGTGAAAATCTTGTGGGCTATAAATAGGATATTGTTTATTACCAAAGTTATTACCGGCGGTACCAGTACCATTGCCTGCAGCCATATGGTTTATTAGCGTATCAACATATATATCTACGCCTGCCGAATTACATCGATTAACCATATCTATAAACTGCGTCCGGTTCCCGCCACGGCTTTGCAGTTGGTAGCTCACAGGTTGGTAGCGAGTCCACCATTGATTACCTGTAATATGCTCGTTAGGCGGAGATACCTGTACAGCAGCATACCCTTTGGGCCCTAAAAACTGTTCACATTCTTGGGCTATATCTTGCCAGTTCCATTCAAATAGATGCACAAATGTTGTAGGTGCAGCCATAGCTAAGCTTGGTAAAGTTAAGCCAAGGCTTAATCCTGCAGTGGTGATTATTTTATTCAGCTTCATAGTGTGTGTTCCAAGTGTTGAGCGAGTTAAACAACATACTCGACGTTATTTACAAGTGGTTAACACTAGTCTGGTGATTGATTAAATAAAAACTGAATACGTATGCATAATGGGTAAATTATCTTTCTTTTTAAATAACTAAGCTCAATTTATAGCTTACATCTTTAAATAAAATGCTTTGCAAAGCCCGACATAATCAGCTGTGTAGGTGTTGTTTTCATCTTTTATGCAAAGCACTGTTTGTTGTAATTCTGTTTTGATTGAGCTAAAGCGCATTAAGCTACGACTGAACACTTTACTCGGTGTAGTTTTTACTTTGCAATGCGCGTTTAAATACAGCCCTTGTTGCTGCGCCAAGGTTATAAATAACTGTGCCTCTTTGCTGGGTAAAATTAAATTAAAGTGTGCCTGTTTATGCGTTAAGCGTTTAAACGCAGCAATCAGTTCTGCAAAGCTTAAACCATCGGTATGGCGAGCGGCATTGCGTGCTGCATTATCACTTTTTAAACTGTGATTAAAATAAGGCGGATTAGATATAACGCAATCAAATTTAGTCTCAGCCGCAAAATGCTGAATGCCTTGATGATAAATACTAATATCAGGCCAAGGGCTTTGCTGGCAATTTTTTACAGCTTGCTGGTAGGCGGCTTCATCAACCTCAACCGCACTCACCTTTAAATCTGGCACTCGCTGTTTACACATTAACGCCAACAACCCCGTGCCTGTGCCAATATCTAATAACGAACTAGCATCGCTTAAATCAGCCCATGCCCCGAGTAAAATACCATCGGTAGAGACCTTCATGGCGCACTGGTCGTGCTCAACCTTAAATTGTTTAAATGCAAAACCAGACATTTTTTCACCTTTTCATTCACCAAGTAGATTTAAGTGCGTATAATTAACGGCAATTGTCCCCTATTTTTGACACTCTATGCAATTTTCTGAATTTGATCTTGATAATAAGCTACTCAATGCTATTAATAAAATGGGTTTTGAAACCCCTACTAGCATTCAACAACAAGCCATTCCTGAGGCGTTGCAAGGGCGTGATATTTTAGCGTCTGCACCGACAGGTACGGGTAAAACGGCGGCATTCTTAATTCCAGCAATTCAATATTTAATGGATTTCCCGCGTCGTGATCCGGGCTTTGCACGGGTATTAATTATGACCCCAACTCGCGAGCTTGCTTATCAAATTCATGAACAATGTGAGTTACTTGCAAAACAAACCCACTTAAAAATTGGGGTGGTTACCGGCGGTATTAATTACGGTACACACAAAGAAATTTTTGAAAATAATAACGACATTTTAATCGCCACACCTGGGCGTTTAATGGAGTATTTGGAAACTGAAAACTTCCACGCAGAAAACGTAGAAATGCTCATTCTTGATGAAGCCGACCGCATGCTCGACATGGGCTTTCG
This genomic window contains:
- a CDS encoding alpha-amylase family protein, which translates into the protein MKLNKIITTAGLSLGLTLPSLAMAAPTTFVHLFEWNWQDIAQECEQFLGPKGYAAVQVSPPNEHITGNQWWTRYQPVSYQLQSRGGNRTQFIDMVNRCNSAGVDIYVDTLINHMAAGNGTGTAGNNFGNKQYPIYSPQDFHQSCSINPEDYGNNRYRVQHCELVGLADLNTASTYVQNTLAAYINDLQALGVKGFRFDAAKHVAAIDIQSLMAKINGSPVVFHEVIDQGTEAVDASEYLSTGLVTEFKYSTQLGNTFRNGSLAWLSNFGEGWGFMPSSSAVVFVDNHDNQRGHGGAGNVITFEDGRLYDLANVFMLAYPYGYPKVMSSYDFHGDTDAGGPSVPVHNNGNLECFASKWKCEHRWSYIAGGVDFRNNTADNWGVTNWWDNTNNQIAFGRGSSGHMAINKEDSTLNSTVQTDMAAGQYCNVLKGELSSDAKSCSGEVITVNSNGTINLNVAPWDAMAIHKKAKLLQGSLPNNGGDWQRTVVFINAQTQSGQDMFVRGGIDHIYANANLGRNCQTTNIECAMPIRHNNLKNNTTLPWKANDNYLDWYGIEQGQSSKAQGTAMDWTTNIWPSEYGAQKTVDNDGFGVTPLNIWGEHYWMLDVDMDCSKAVNGWFELKAFVKNGPEWEGDINQANTPYASTNHMAQCGKINMFEFNSSSVEVRDF
- a CDS encoding tRNA1(Val) (adenine(37)-N6)-methyltransferase, with the translated sequence MSGFAFKQFKVEHDQCAMKVSTDGILLGAWADLSDASSLLDIGTGTGLLALMCKQRVPDLKVSAVEVDEAAYQQAVKNCQQSPWPDISIYHQGIQHFAAETKFDCVISNPPYFNHSLKSDNAARNAARHTDGLSFAELIAAFKRLTHKQAHFNLILPSKEAQLFITLAQQQGLYLNAHCKVKTTPSKVFSRSLMRFSSIKTELQQTVLCIKDENNTYTADYVGLCKAFYLKM